A stretch of the Haloarcula ordinaria genome encodes the following:
- a CDS encoding glycosyl hydrolase: MGSLLLGTLTGCNTDDSPEGREQETETGQQTTETEQQVTEPVRNVGVFLGSDESLVEWEKWFGRKVDYYSFALFHDTWADYRIDNWPLEVPIERLQDGREIVLSFEMFPPSQTEMTAVATGQHRAKYRQLASEMVDHGIGDAHIRFGWEFNGRWAADGAVGRPEIYTAAWRNVVSAMRGVDGAEFSFIWAPNIWRKQMAPTDAYPGDEWVTEIGLTMYDKGDYYPYPEQCDSNCVAERRRQTWQDILEGRQTYYGLNYWASFARNHGKPLVFPEYGVSSRTMQNAGGGDNPRFFEWFADWMSENSDVVAWHNIWGWVAGPHYLGPEELYETKEYTYMNDASEAFRQLFS, from the coding sequence ATGGGCTCGCTCCTGCTCGGAACGCTTACAGGATGTAACACGGACGACTCCCCAGAAGGAAGAGAGCAGGAGACAGAAACAGGGCAGCAGACGACAGAGACAGAGCAACAGGTGACAGAACCCGTTCGGAACGTCGGCGTATTTCTCGGGAGCGACGAGAGTCTTGTCGAGTGGGAAAAGTGGTTCGGTCGGAAGGTGGACTACTATTCGTTTGCGCTGTTCCACGACACATGGGCGGATTACAGAATCGACAACTGGCCGCTGGAGGTGCCCATCGAAAGGTTACAGGACGGCCGAGAGATCGTTCTATCCTTCGAGATGTTCCCCCCGAGTCAGACAGAGATGACCGCAGTAGCGACCGGACAGCACAGAGCGAAATACCGTCAGTTGGCATCAGAGATGGTCGATCATGGTATCGGAGACGCACACATACGATTTGGCTGGGAATTCAACGGACGGTGGGCCGCCGACGGGGCAGTCGGACGGCCAGAGATTTACACCGCCGCGTGGAGAAACGTCGTAAGCGCCATGCGAGGCGTCGACGGTGCGGAGTTCTCGTTCATCTGGGCCCCGAACATCTGGAGGAAACAAATGGCGCCGACGGACGCCTATCCAGGTGACGAATGGGTCACTGAAATCGGGCTCACGATGTATGATAAGGGCGACTACTACCCATATCCCGAGCAGTGTGACTCGAACTGCGTCGCAGAGCGCAGACGACAAACGTGGCAAGACATATTGGAAGGACGGCAAACGTACTACGGACTGAACTACTGGGCTAGCTTTGCCAGGAACCACGGAAAGCCACTCGTGTTTCCAGAGTACGGTGTCTCGTCGAGGACAATGCAGAATGCAGGCGGTGGTGACAATCCAAGATTTTTCGAATGGTTCGCAGATTGGATGAGCGAAAACAGTGACGTCGTGGCTTGGCACAACATCTGGGGTTGGGTCGCGGGACCACACTACCTCGGCCCGGAAGAGTTGTACGAAACAAAAGAGTACACGTATATGAACGACGCCTCCGAGGCGTTTAGGCAGTTGTTCAGCTAG